The following coding sequences lie in one uncultured Celeribacter sp. genomic window:
- a CDS encoding GNAT family N-acetyltransferase, producing the protein MTITISKTQDIQACLDLRMTVFVEEQNVPLEDEIDDLDPVATHFLATDESGESVGTARIYEVGEIGKIGRVCVVKSQRGTGLGARLIADCLTELRQRPHLKQAKLGAQTHALGFYEKFGFQGIGEEYLDGGIPHQDMVLAL; encoded by the coding sequence ATGACCATCACGATCTCCAAAACCCAGGATATACAAGCCTGTCTCGACCTCAGAATGACCGTCTTCGTCGAAGAGCAAAACGTGCCTCTCGAAGATGAGATCGACGATCTCGACCCAGTTGCCACGCATTTTCTGGCCACGGATGAAAGCGGTGAGTCAGTTGGCACCGCACGTATCTATGAGGTCGGTGAAATTGGCAAAATCGGCCGTGTTTGTGTCGTAAAATCACAACGTGGAACGGGCCTTGGGGCGCGTTTGATCGCGGACTGTCTCACTGAGCTTCGGCAACGACCGCATTTGAAGCAAGCCAAGCTTGGGGCGCAGACCCATGCGCTTGGGTTCTACGAAAAATTCGGGTTTCAGGGGATCGGAGAGGAATATCTCGACGGCGGCATCCCGCATCAGGATATGGTCTTGGCCTTGTGA
- a CDS encoding TIGR04282 family arsenosugar biosynthesis glycosyltransferase, with product MVKEPRAGRVKTRLARDLGLIPATRWYRHQTLLTLRNLTDPRWDLVLAVAPDREGLQSSYWPRQLPRIPQGRGDLGQRMGRALRQMAPRPTCLIGSDIPGIEKAHIASAFAALGSHSACLGPATDGGYWLIGLRHPAQQPAGFLDHVRWSTEWAKADTIASAKSLNWAELETLSDIDTGADYARWLARM from the coding sequence ATGGTGAAAGAGCCGCGTGCGGGACGAGTAAAGACCCGACTTGCGCGGGATTTGGGTCTTATTCCCGCGACGCGGTGGTATCGGCATCAGACCTTACTGACACTTCGAAATCTGACCGATCCACGTTGGGACCTCGTTCTTGCCGTCGCGCCAGATCGCGAAGGATTGCAGAGTTCTTACTGGCCGCGACAGCTTCCCCGCATTCCACAAGGAAGAGGTGACCTTGGTCAACGCATGGGCCGTGCCTTGCGCCAGATGGCGCCGCGCCCGACCTGTCTCATCGGGTCGGATATTCCAGGCATCGAGAAGGCTCACATTGCCTCAGCTTTCGCTGCCTTAGGGTCACATTCGGCCTGTCTCGGCCCCGCCACGGATGGTGGATATTGGCTGATCGGCTTACGTCATCCTGCGCAACAACCGGCTGGTTTTCTGGATCACGTCCGCTGGTCTACAGAATGGGCCAAAGCAGATACGATTGCCTCCGCCAAATCCCTGAATTGGGCTGAATTAGAGACGCTTTCAGACATAGACACCGGCGCAGATTACGCGCGATGGTTGGCCCGTATGTGA
- the rnr gene encoding ribonuclease R translates to MSRIPTKDEILQWISDNPTQTAKRDIAKAFGIKGAARIDLKRVLKELEDEGHLRKRGKTYRDPDKLPPVSVLSILAPDRDGDLFARPLEWAGDGPEPRVLMSLRESDPALGEGERILAKLQEVKGEDHQYVARLIRKIGSNPRKILGIYRKDAEGGRVVPIDKGSDKDFLVRSGNDYGAKDGELVEAEQSGPKNRMGLPQARIITRLGDPSEPKAVSLIAIHQHGIPDDFPDEVIAEADKARPAGLKGREDLRDLPLVTIDPADARDHDDAVWAEFDPDPKNEGGFILWVAIADVAHYVTPGSALDREAWNRGNSTYFPDRVVPMLPDRLSGDLCSLHEGVPRACLAVRMVIDADGKKLSHRFMRGLMKSAASLNYAEVQAARDGQINEACGPLMDEVITPLFEAYEALKRARKARQPLDLDLPERKIVLGEDGRVSSVALAERYDAHKLIEEFMVLANVAAAEELFHRNRPLLYRVHEEPSDEKMDALREVAQSSGFTLAKGQVIHTSHLNRLLAQAEGTDHDELINISTLRSMTQAYYHPENYGHFGLALRSYAHFTSPIRRYADLIVHRALISAHGWGKDGLSAEEIDRLESTAKHISETERRSMTAERDTNDRYLAAYLSERVGNEMTGHISGIQKFGAFVKLDETGADGLVPVRTMGAEFFHFDPEEQSLMGADTGIVISIGQKVTVRIAEAVPVTGGLELELLSVDGAMLPRGPRRAKGRPVSRKYNKSKAKKAKLQKKVQRRRK, encoded by the coding sequence ATGAGCAGGATCCCGACCAAGGACGAAATCCTCCAATGGATTTCCGACAACCCGACCCAAACCGCGAAACGCGATATTGCCAAGGCTTTCGGCATCAAAGGCGCCGCGCGGATCGACCTGAAACGCGTACTCAAGGAGCTTGAGGACGAGGGGCATCTGCGCAAGCGCGGGAAAACCTATCGCGATCCCGATAAGCTGCCCCCCGTGTCCGTCTTGTCCATTCTGGCGCCGGATCGCGATGGCGATCTCTTCGCACGCCCTCTGGAATGGGCTGGTGATGGTCCAGAACCGCGCGTTTTGATGTCACTGCGCGAAAGCGATCCCGCGCTGGGCGAAGGCGAACGCATCCTCGCCAAACTGCAAGAGGTCAAAGGCGAGGACCATCAATATGTGGCCCGTCTGATCCGCAAAATAGGCTCTAATCCACGTAAAATCCTTGGAATCTATCGCAAAGATGCCGAGGGCGGGCGCGTGGTTCCCATCGACAAGGGGAGCGACAAAGACTTTCTCGTGCGGTCCGGCAACGACTACGGCGCCAAGGACGGCGAGCTCGTCGAGGCCGAACAGTCCGGCCCGAAAAACCGGATGGGTCTGCCGCAAGCGCGGATCATCACCCGCCTTGGCGACCCCTCGGAACCCAAAGCCGTTTCCCTCATCGCGATCCATCAACATGGTATCCCGGATGATTTCCCGGACGAGGTCATCGCCGAGGCCGACAAGGCCAGACCTGCAGGGTTGAAGGGGCGCGAGGACCTTCGTGACCTGCCGCTCGTCACCATCGACCCGGCGGATGCGCGCGACCATGATGACGCGGTTTGGGCCGAGTTCGACCCTGATCCGAAGAATGAAGGCGGATTCATCCTTTGGGTCGCGATTGCCGATGTGGCGCATTACGTGACGCCCGGATCGGCGCTGGATCGTGAGGCCTGGAACCGAGGCAATTCGACTTATTTCCCGGACCGTGTCGTGCCGATGCTGCCGGATCGTCTTTCTGGTGATCTCTGTTCGCTTCACGAAGGTGTGCCGCGCGCCTGCCTTGCTGTGCGCATGGTCATCGACGCGGATGGCAAAAAGCTGTCGCATCGTTTTATGCGCGGCTTGATGAAATCCGCCGCCTCTCTGAACTACGCCGAAGTTCAGGCTGCCCGTGACGGTCAGATCAACGAGGCCTGCGGCCCGCTGATGGACGAGGTGATCACGCCGCTCTTCGAGGCCTATGAGGCTCTCAAACGTGCCAGAAAAGCCCGTCAGCCGCTGGATTTGGATCTTCCCGAGCGCAAAATCGTGCTGGGTGAAGATGGTCGCGTGAGTTCTGTGGCTTTGGCTGAGCGCTATGATGCGCATAAGCTGATCGAAGAGTTCATGGTGCTGGCCAATGTGGCCGCCGCCGAGGAACTGTTCCACCGCAACCGCCCGCTTTTGTACCGCGTGCACGAAGAGCCGTCAGACGAGAAAATGGATGCGTTGCGCGAGGTGGCCCAGTCTTCCGGCTTTACGCTCGCCAAAGGTCAGGTGATCCACACCTCGCATCTCAACAGGCTCTTGGCACAGGCCGAGGGCACCGATCATGACGAGCTGATCAACATCTCCACTCTGCGCTCGATGACACAGGCTTATTACCACCCTGAGAACTACGGGCACTTCGGGCTGGCGTTGCGGTCCTATGCGCATTTCACCTCGCCGATCCGGCGCTATGCCGATCTGATCGTGCACCGCGCGCTGATTTCTGCGCATGGTTGGGGCAAGGATGGGCTGTCTGCGGAAGAGATAGATAGGCTCGAATCCACCGCAAAACATATCTCCGAGACCGAGCGGCGCTCGATGACGGCGGAGCGCGACACCAATGATCGCTACCTTGCCGCCTATCTGAGCGAGCGCGTTGGCAACGAGATGACCGGGCATATTTCCGGCATTCAAAAATTCGGCGCCTTCGTGAAACTGGATGAAACCGGCGCCGATGGGTTGGTGCCCGTGCGCACCATGGGCGCCGAGTTTTTCCATTTCGATCCGGAAGAACAAAGCCTCATGGGTGCCGACACCGGCATCGTGATTTCCATCGGGCAAAAGGTCACCGTGCGGATCGCCGAGGCTGTGCCCGTGACAGGCGGGCTCGAACTGGAACTTCTCTCCGTCGATGGCGCCATGTTGCCGCGCGGCCCGCGTCGCGCCAAAGGCCGACCTGTCTCTCGCAAGTACAACAAGAGCAAAGCCAAAAAAGCCAAGCTTCAGAAAAAGGTACAGCGCCGCAGGAAATAA
- a CDS encoding lytic murein transglycosylase translates to MIDTPPQLPGAHLVQNVASQAGFETWIANFKQRARREGISETVLDQAFRGVRYNTDVIAKDRRQSEFTKQIWDYLDSAASPTRVSNGQKAMRRHARTLDAIERRFGVDKYVVAAVWGLESAYGEHRGDINVIEAMATLAYDGRRGKFFEAQLIAALKILQKGDTHPRNMKGSWAGAMGHTQFIPTSFEAFAVDGDGDGKRDIWSNDPTDALASTAAYLARHGWNKGQPWGVEVRLPRGFDYSSARRDNMRSPADWAALGVVGVDGKAVPNYGRASILLPAGSAGAAFMIFDNFAVIERYNKADAYVIGVGHLSDRLKGGPAIQASWPRGYQPLSFDEKKKMQRILTRKGFLDDKVDGIIGPNTINAIRAFQNSIGVTPDGYPSQELLKQLR, encoded by the coding sequence ATGATAGACACCCCGCCCCAACTTCCAGGAGCTCATCTGGTGCAAAATGTGGCATCTCAGGCCGGGTTCGAGACTTGGATCGCGAATTTCAAACAGCGTGCGCGGCGCGAGGGAATCTCGGAAACGGTTCTCGATCAAGCCTTTCGCGGCGTGCGATACAACACGGATGTGATTGCGAAGGATCGTCGACAATCAGAGTTCACCAAACAAATCTGGGACTATCTCGACAGCGCCGCCTCCCCCACCCGTGTCTCCAACGGCCAAAAAGCCATGCGCCGGCACGCCCGCACGTTGGACGCGATCGAGCGCCGGTTCGGGGTGGATAAATATGTTGTGGCGGCTGTCTGGGGCCTTGAGAGCGCCTATGGCGAGCATCGTGGCGACATCAACGTGATCGAAGCTATGGCGACGCTGGCTTATGACGGGCGGCGTGGAAAGTTCTTTGAGGCGCAGTTGATCGCAGCGTTGAAAATCCTTCAAAAGGGCGACACCCATCCGCGCAATATGAAGGGCAGCTGGGCGGGCGCCATGGGCCACACCCAGTTCATTCCGACGTCCTTCGAGGCCTTCGCGGTCGATGGCGATGGCGACGGCAAGCGTGACATCTGGTCGAATGACCCGACGGATGCACTGGCCTCCACCGCCGCCTATCTTGCGCGGCATGGCTGGAACAAAGGCCAGCCATGGGGCGTCGAAGTGCGCCTGCCGCGTGGGTTCGACTATAGCTCTGCGCGCCGCGACAACATGCGCAGCCCTGCGGATTGGGCCGCTTTGGGCGTGGTTGGGGTCGATGGCAAGGCTGTGCCGAACTATGGCCGTGCCTCGATCCTGTTGCCCGCAGGCTCTGCCGGAGCGGCCTTCATGATCTTCGACAATTTCGCCGTCATTGAGCGGTACAACAAAGCGGATGCCTATGTGATCGGCGTCGGACACCTGTCGGATCGGCTCAAGGGCGGGCCTGCGATTCAGGCCTCCTGGCCGCGCGGGTATCAGCCGCTGTCCTTCGATGAAAAGAAGAAAATGCAGCGGATTTTGACCCGCAAAGGCTTTCTGGACGACAAGGTCGACGGCATCATCGGGCCGAACACGATCAATGCGATCCGTGCGTTTCAAAATTCCATCGGGGTCACCCCCGACGGCTATCCGTCACAGGAATTGCTGAAACAGCTACGATAA
- a CDS encoding RNA pyrophosphohydrolase — protein sequence MSTDFSTLPYRPCVGVMLLNDKGQIFVGERIDTPGAWQMPQGGIDPGEMPQEAALRELWEEIGVTADQVDVVAQTSDWLTYDLPDHLLGKVWKGKYRGQKQLWFVLRLTGPETAINIETDHPEFGQWKWSTSAELVSEIVSFKRDIYEALVAEFSSHLA from the coding sequence ATGAGCACAGATTTCTCCACGCTTCCCTATCGCCCCTGCGTGGGCGTCATGTTGTTGAACGACAAAGGCCAGATCTTTGTCGGCGAACGCATCGACACGCCCGGCGCCTGGCAAATGCCGCAGGGCGGGATTGATCCTGGCGAGATGCCGCAAGAGGCGGCGCTGCGGGAATTGTGGGAAGAGATCGGGGTGACCGCCGACCAAGTCGATGTGGTGGCGCAGACCTCGGATTGGTTGACCTATGATTTGCCGGACCACCTCTTGGGCAAGGTCTGGAAGGGCAAATATCGCGGCCAGAAACAGCTTTGGTTCGTGCTGCGCCTCACGGGGCCTGAAACGGCGATCAATATCGAGACCGATCACCCGGAATTTGGTCAGTGGAAATGGTCGACTTCGGCGGAATTGGTCTCTGAAATCGTGTCGTTCAAACGTGACATCTACGAGGCATTGGTGGCCGAGTTTTCCAGCCACCTTGCTTGA
- a CDS encoding S41 family peptidase — protein MKKYMMAGVAGILAGTLISTQFAGPLLAQEAEKSSNVYEQLDLFGDVFERIRAQYVEEVDAEELVEAAIDGMLSSLDPHSSYLSPKDAEDMRVQTSGSFGGLGIEVTQEEGFVKVVAPMDGTPADIAGIEAGDFITGVDGQSVLGMTLDETVELMRGPVGSEIIITVVREGVEEPFDVSIIRDTIKLTAVRSRVEDHAIVLRVTTFNDQTYPNLESGLKEGIEELGGIDNVDGIIVDLRNNPGGLLDQAIKVSDAFLDEGEIVSTRGRTPEESTRVNATEGDLAEGKPIVVLINGGSASASEIVSGALQDHHRAVVVGTKSFGKGSVQTVMPLRSDGAMRLTTARYYTPSGRSIQALGISPDIVVQQPPRQPATEETEDTPTFRSEADLRGALDNDSLTEDERAKIEEERAAAEEAAKLRDEDFQLAYAIDLLKGLSKIGN, from the coding sequence ATGAAAAAATACATGATGGCTGGCGTGGCTGGCATCCTTGCAGGCACGTTGATCTCGACCCAGTTCGCGGGGCCGCTTTTGGCGCAGGAGGCGGAAAAATCGTCGAATGTCTATGAACAGCTCGACCTGTTCGGCGATGTGTTTGAACGCATCCGCGCGCAATATGTCGAAGAGGTCGATGCAGAGGAACTGGTCGAGGCGGCGATTGACGGCATGCTCTCTTCGCTCGATCCACACTCGTCCTACCTGTCACCGAAAGACGCCGAGGACATGCGGGTCCAGACCTCCGGCTCCTTCGGCGGTCTTGGCATCGAAGTGACGCAGGAAGAAGGCTTTGTCAAAGTCGTCGCCCCCATGGATGGCACGCCTGCCGACATCGCCGGGATCGAGGCGGGGGATTTCATCACCGGCGTCGATGGGCAAAGCGTTCTGGGCATGACTTTGGACGAAACCGTGGAGCTGATGCGCGGGCCGGTGGGCTCAGAGATCATCATCACCGTGGTGCGTGAAGGCGTCGAAGAGCCGTTTGACGTTTCGATCATCCGCGACACGATCAAACTCACCGCCGTGCGCTCGCGTGTCGAAGATCATGCCATCGTGCTGCGTGTCACGACCTTTAATGACCAAACCTATCCGAATCTGGAAAGCGGTCTCAAAGAAGGGATCGAAGAGCTGGGTGGCATCGACAATGTCGACGGCATCATCGTCGATCTGCGTAACAACCCGGGCGGTCTTTTGGATCAGGCGATCAAAGTGTCGGACGCCTTCCTCGATGAGGGCGAGATCGTTTCGACCCGTGGTCGGACCCCCGAAGAAAGCACCCGCGTGAACGCGACCGAGGGCGATCTGGCGGAGGGCAAACCGATTGTCGTCCTGATCAACGGCGGCTCTGCCTCGGCGTCTGAGATTGTGTCTGGCGCGCTTCAGGACCATCATCGCGCGGTTGTGGTCGGCACCAAATCTTTCGGTAAAGGCTCTGTGCAAACCGTCATGCCGCTGCGCTCCGATGGTGCGATGCGTCTGACCACGGCGCGGTATTATACGCCGTCGGGCCGTTCGATTCAGGCGCTGGGCATCTCGCCCGACATCGTCGTCCAGCAACCGCCGCGCCAGCCTGCCACGGAAGAGACAGAGGACACGCCGACCTTCCGGTCCGAGGCGGATTTGCGCGGGGCGCTGGACAATGACAGCCTGACCGAAGACGAGCGCGCCAAGATCGAGGAAGAACGCGCCGCCGCCGAAGAGGCCGCGAAGCTGCGCGATGAGGACTTCCAACTGGCCTATGCGATCGACCTTTTGAAAGGTCTGTCGAAAATCGGCAACTGA
- a CDS encoding peptidase M23, protein MKALIAVLALALALASPSWGQESPAALAELAVSQFNDAHRRLEAAESAPDRVKALTGVVRAYEDGLEAMRSGLRQVSLRESELSREFTDESGQYAQLLGILIGMKPDASPEALVHPNGPLGQARAGMLVASVAPSVQAEVEDMRIRLEEVQILRELQSEALETLSQGLQDVQLARTDLSQAMSDRTDLPRRFTMDPERIKTLIDSSETLEAFASGLAVMDVVDGIAPMPAMEPGTWEAPVPGRPLRGYEEADAAGVKRPGWLWATRPLSLVTTPWPATVRYKGPFLDYGNVIILEPGNDLLLILAGLDEVYGDVGAVIPAGTAVGLMGGASPDLDDFVKNASQGTGAGLSETLYIEVREGGQPVNPERWFAGGPL, encoded by the coding sequence ATGAAAGCCCTGATCGCAGTTTTAGCTTTGGCTTTGGCTTTGGCCAGCCCGAGTTGGGGCCAGGAGAGCCCGGCGGCCCTGGCTGAGTTGGCTGTGTCTCAATTCAACGATGCGCATCGTCGCTTGGAGGCCGCAGAGTCCGCGCCGGACAGGGTCAAGGCCCTGACAGGCGTCGTGCGCGCCTACGAAGATGGTCTCGAAGCCATGCGTTCGGGTCTCAGACAGGTGTCTTTGCGCGAAAGTGAGCTGTCGCGTGAGTTCACCGATGAAAGCGGGCAATATGCCCAGCTTTTGGGCATTCTCATCGGGATGAAACCGGACGCTTCGCCCGAAGCCTTGGTGCATCCGAACGGGCCACTGGGGCAGGCGCGCGCCGGGATGTTGGTGGCCTCCGTTGCGCCCTCGGTTCAGGCCGAGGTCGAAGACATGCGCATCCGCCTCGAAGAGGTGCAAATCCTGCGCGAGTTGCAGAGCGAGGCCTTGGAGACTCTGTCGCAAGGACTTCAAGACGTGCAACTGGCGCGTACCGATCTGTCGCAGGCGATGTCCGACCGCACAGATCTGCCACGCCGTTTCACGATGGACCCAGAACGGATCAAGACGCTCATTGACAGCTCGGAAACGCTCGAAGCCTTTGCTTCGGGACTGGCGGTGATGGATGTGGTCGATGGGATTGCGCCCATGCCAGCGATGGAGCCGGGCACATGGGAGGCCCCAGTGCCGGGGCGACCCTTGCGGGGCTATGAAGAGGCCGATGCGGCGGGGGTTAAGCGCCCGGGCTGGCTCTGGGCGACGCGGCCCTTGTCGTTGGTGACCACGCCCTGGCCCGCCACCGTGCGCTACAAGGGGCCGTTTCTCGACTACGGAAACGTGATCATCCTTGAGCCCGGAAATGATCTATTGCTCATTCTGGCCGGGCTCGATGAGGTCTATGGTGATGTCGGTGCGGTCATTCCCGCCGGGACGGCCGTGGGTCTCATGGGGGGGGCATCCCCCGATCTCGACGACTTTGTGAAAAATGCCAGCCAAGGCACTGGCGCGGGTCTGTCGGAGACGCTTTATATAGAGGTAAGAGAGGGCGGTCAGCCCGTGAACCCGGAACGGTGGTTTGCTGGCGGCCCGCTGTGA
- the gpmI gene encoding 2,3-bisphosphoglycerate-independent phosphoglycerate mutase has protein sequence MAAPKPVVLCILDGWGIGPTPEANAPVLAKTPNFDRLMAECPNNTLITFGPDVGLPTGQMGNSEVGHTNIGAGRVVAMDLGQIDLAIEDGSFFKNEAIVRFAKTVKEAGGTAHLMGVISDGGVHGHIEHTLAATRAITDLGVPVVIHAITDGRDVAPQSAAEFMADFASRLPELATIGTVIGRYYAMDRDNRWERVSQAYEAIVKGVGVERAATALEAVENSYARGDTDEFVKATVIGDYDGIVDGDGFFCNNFRADRAREILRAIGEPGFADFETGSRPTYSEILGMVEYSTGHNAYMQTAYPPRDIKNTLGEWVAKHGLKQFRLAETEKYPHVTFFLNGGKEVPEEGEDRFMPKSPKVATYDLQPEMSEPEVAEKFVWAIDEGYDLIVTNFANPDMVGHTGILEAAMAACEAVDDGLGKVIAELEKVGGAMLVIADHGNCETMVDPVTGGPHTAHTTNPVPVILFGGPKGVSLRDGGRLADVAPTILELMGLPQPEEMTGVSLIVK, from the coding sequence ATGGCCGCGCCGAAACCTGTTGTTCTTTGCATTCTCGATGGTTGGGGCATTGGCCCGACGCCCGAGGCCAACGCGCCGGTTCTGGCGAAAACGCCCAATTTCGACCGGCTGATGGCGGAGTGTCCGAACAACACGCTGATCACTTTCGGGCCCGATGTGGGTCTGCCGACGGGACAGATGGGCAACTCCGAAGTGGGTCACACCAACATCGGTGCAGGGCGCGTTGTCGCGATGGATTTGGGGCAGATTGATCTGGCCATCGAAGACGGCTCTTTCTTTAAAAACGAGGCCATCGTGCGCTTTGCCAAAACCGTCAAAGAGGCGGGCGGCACGGCGCATCTGATGGGGGTGATCTCTGACGGTGGCGTGCATGGGCATATCGAACATACGCTGGCCGCAACTCGCGCAATCACGGATCTCGGGGTGCCGGTTGTGATCCATGCGATCACCGACGGACGCGATGTGGCCCCGCAATCCGCCGCCGAGTTCATGGCCGATTTCGCGAGCCGTCTGCCGGAACTTGCCACCATCGGCACGGTGATCGGGCGTTATTATGCAATGGACCGTGACAACCGCTGGGAGCGCGTGTCTCAGGCCTATGAGGCGATTGTCAAAGGCGTCGGCGTGGAACGCGCTGCGACGGCGCTTGAGGCGGTGGAAAACTCCTACGCGCGCGGTGACACGGACGAATTCGTGAAAGCCACCGTGATCGGGGATTACGATGGCATTGTCGATGGTGACGGCTTTTTCTGTAACAATTTCCGGGCCGACCGGGCGCGCGAAATTCTCCGCGCGATTGGCGAGCCGGGCTTTGCGGATTTCGAGACCGGCTCGCGCCCGACCTATTCGGAGATTTTGGGCATGGTGGAATATTCCACCGGCCACAACGCCTATATGCAGACCGCCTATCCGCCGCGTGACATCAAGAATACGCTGGGCGAATGGGTCGCGAAACACGGGTTGAAACAGTTCCGTTTGGCCGAGACCGAGAAATATCCGCATGTGACCTTCTTCCTCAATGGCGGCAAGGAAGTGCCGGAGGAGGGCGAGGATCGCTTCATGCCGAAATCCCCGAAGGTGGCGACCTATGATCTTCAGCCGGAGATGAGTGAGCCGGAAGTGGCGGAGAAATTCGTTTGGGCGATTGATGAGGGCTACGACCTGATCGTCACCAATTTCGCCAACCCCGATATGGTCGGGCACACTGGCATTTTGGAGGCTGCCATGGCCGCCTGTGAGGCGGTGGACGACGGTCTGGGCAAGGTGATCGCTGAGTTGGAAAAGGTCGGCGGTGCGATGTTGGTGATCGCCGATCACGGCAATTGCGAGACCATGGTCGATCCGGTGACCGGCGGTCCGCACACAGCGCACACGACGAACCCGGTGCCGGTGATCCTGTTTGGCGGACCCAAAGGCGTGTCGCTGCGTGATGGCGGACGTCTGGCCGATGTGGCGCCGACGATCCTTGAGCTGATGGGACTGCCGCAGCCGGAGGAAATGACGGGCGTGAGTCTCATCGTCAAATGA
- the rlmH gene encoding 23S rRNA (pseudouridine(1915)-N(3))-methyltransferase RlmH produces MRVHICAVGRLRAGPEAALIDDYTTRFDRTGRALGLGPLTISEVEDKKGGGMKAEADLLQRALPKGAVIVTMDERGKIVSSPEFSNKLAEWRDAGRSDVAFVIGGADGIDPSLRAQADFSISLGKMVWPHMLARAMLTEQLYRAASILAGSPYHRV; encoded by the coding sequence ATGCGCGTTCACATTTGCGCCGTGGGCCGGCTTCGTGCCGGTCCTGAGGCAGCGCTGATCGACGATTACACCACCCGGTTCGACCGCACCGGGCGTGCGCTGGGCCTTGGTCCTCTGACCATCTCGGAAGTCGAGGACAAGAAAGGCGGCGGCATGAAGGCCGAAGCCGATCTCTTGCAGCGCGCTCTGCCGAAAGGGGCCGTCATCGTCACGATGGACGAGCGCGGCAAGATTGTGTCGTCGCCCGAATTTTCCAACAAACTGGCAGAATGGCGCGATGCCGGGCGCTCTGATGTGGCCTTTGTGATCGGCGGCGCGGACGGCATCGACCCAAGCCTGCGGGCGCAGGCGGATTTCTCGATCTCACTGGGGAAAATGGTCTGGCCGCATATGCTGGCCCGCGCGATGCTGACCGAACAGCTTTATCGCGCCGCCTCTATTCTGGCCGGATCGCCCTATCATCGGGTGTAG
- the rsfS gene encoding ribosome silencing factor gives MTNTSGAMPEQIGGEQLLDFVTSFLDQDKAEDLVSIDLSGKSEVADYMVICSGRSTRQVSAMAEKLSDTLKQQFGIFSRVEGKEQGDWVLIDAGDVIIHIFRPEVRDFYQLEKMWMSPEEAKEALKGKATEVSTES, from the coding sequence ATGACGAATACGTCGGGAGCCATGCCGGAGCAGATCGGAGGCGAGCAACTGCTCGATTTCGTTACCTCTTTCCTTGACCAAGACAAAGCCGAAGACCTCGTGTCCATCGACCTCTCGGGCAAATCCGAAGTGGCCGATTACATGGTCATCTGTTCGGGTCGTTCGACGCGTCAGGTCTCTGCCATGGCGGAAAAACTGTCCGACACGCTGAAACAGCAGTTCGGCATTTTCTCCCGTGTCGAGGGCAAGGAACAGGGCGACTGGGTGCTGATCGACGCAGGCGATGTGATCATTCACATCTTTCGTCCGGAAGTGCGCGATTTCTATCAGCTCGAGAAAATGTGGATGTCCCCGGAAGAGGCCAAAGAGGCGCTCAAGGGCAAAGCCACCGAAGTGTCGACCGAGAGCTGA